From a single Brassica napus cultivar Da-Ae chromosome C9, Da-Ae, whole genome shotgun sequence genomic region:
- the LOC106431623 gene encoding histone-lysine N-methyltransferase ATXR7 isoform X3 — MVALDSYFPRKRLSALEPNFSGSTCIGVYSSDDSIAAQDYSCDDSCDDLATVSSARCDFDELCGLDSALEMSCRSNGEGREVHEAGGGSGGTDKSEVPGYNTMYASGWMYVNQQGEMCGAYTQQQLFDGLSTGFLPEDLLVYPTINGYMQNSVPLKYFKQFPQHVATGFAYLHNGMINVHQHETRAEHTASSAAHLISHPPQPSSNGSLLDQRMLNQEEVNLLASFISLGSEHACWFLVDAEGRNHGPYSLLELYNWQQHGHVSDAAMIRDVENKLRPITLASLIGVWRDKCGGENCDESMSGASFISEVSEELSSQLQGGIIKIARRALLDEIISSAISDFLKAKKRDEHLKSDPPSSAANVVKCISSQVINPEKTAVSTTEAAGCENIENEEDPSRIVSESLKYTKSVGSAENFETSCSAVCGILHNNCMQIMWNAVFYDTVATYTSSWRKNKLWFRSPDTPTVSSYCKGSHTNHSEKPEAAESFTCRVDSSSCKTANSNAYDLATKAASFHEPSSRRVTLPVIDGTESVVASISEHVQGELFSSLETNLTDYIGILIEDGANIAASTVQDGKMHEENSSCLEKSGEKGESSEQITSEDIVANIFITTLQTSSDSPVGDEVDTLDIHEPPPPGCESGITRPSLRCNFRPVRSKESIPEIEEYVATALCRQKLHNVVMKDWKSLFMKCSLKEFLASQKGSHQVSRKETIAPRKLKAITQIKKPVKSSISSHTAEKPKKQCVRSSEKILVKRSKKPPSKDTPSKDLSLSKPSQPKIRNAVQQDQIIIKNVTKVRKEKVGKDAHRKVISEKNQDVGMADEFDDELLITRLRRISKSKTKELREGTDAGKSCEEISLSAEESVETVGSRDHEENLSNKSSQKVQKANVSKLKRKNTSEVEGAQSCSGANGGYTEISGKDTDTESLGFETRDKVSHERLSKRRKNAAKGKNIVEKSACSVSHKSLKPSESSTLKRKHSLDENVPKDSESAVGNEGKLPGNTSNKMQKVGSKKLKLKRKLLPKHTTELSPIEDLAVDNDSRPTSIALKPLVKLGPKASNKKVLVPMPKSDGCARTSINGWHWRAWSLKASPKERASVRGSSCVHTQHFGSKISSSQNVLSARTNRAKMRNLLAAADGADLLKVSQLKARKKRLRFQQSKIHDWGLVALEPIDAEDFVIEYVGELIRSSISEIREHQYEKMGIGSSYLFRLDDGYVIDATKRGGIARFINHSCEPNCYTKIISVDGKKKIFIYAKRHIDAGEEISYNYKFPLEDNKIPCNCKAQKCRGSLN; from the exons ATGGTTGCACTTGATTCCTATTTCCCAAGGAAGAGACTCTCTGCTTTGGAACCAAATTTCTCTGGTTCGACGTGTATCGGAGTCTACAGTTCCGATGATTCCATAGCAGCACAAGATTACTCTTGTGACGACAG CTGCGATGATTTGGCAACTGTATCTTCCGCTCGTTGCGATTTCGACGAACTGTGTGGTCTGGATTCAGCCTTGGAGATGAGCTGCAGGTCTAATGGAGAAGGCCGTGAGGTTCATGAGGCTGGTGGTGGTAGTGGCGGCACAGACAAGAGTGAGGTTCCAGGGTATAATACAATGTATGCGAGCGGTTGGATGTACGTTAATCAGCAAGGCGAGATGTGTGGCGCTTATACGCAACAGCAGCTATTTGATGGCCTGTCCACTGGCTTTCTACCTGAGGATCTTCTTGTATACCCAACTATCAACGGTTATATGCAAAATTCTGTACCGCTTAAGTACTTCAAGCAGTTTCCTCAACATGTCGCCACTGGCTTTGCCTATCTACATAATGGAATGATAAATGTCCATCAACATGAGACTCGAGCAGAGCATacagcttcttctgctgctcATTTGATTTCCCACCCTCCACAGCCCAGTTCTAATGGTTCCCTCTTGGATCAGCGAATGTTAAACCAGGAGGAAGTGAATTTGTTAGCTTCGTTCATCTCATTG GGAAGCGAACATGCTTGCTGGTTTCTTGTGGATGCTGAGGGTAGAAATCATGGTCCATATTCTTTATTGGAGCTTTATAATTGGCAGCAGCATGGACATGTTTCAGATGCAGCAATG ATACGGGATGTTGAAAATAAGTTAAGACCAATCACATTAGCGTCGTTAATTGGTGTATGGAGGGATAAATGTGGTGGTGAAAATTGTGACGAGTCAATGTCTGGGGCGAGCTTCATATCTGAAGTATCTGAAGAACTCTCTTCTCAGCTTCAGGGTGGAATAATCAAAATAGCTAGAAGAGCTCTACTCGATGAAATCATCAGTAGCGCAATTTCAGACTTTCTTAAGGCGAAGAAAAGAGACGAGCATCTCAAGTCTGATCCACCCAGTTCCGCTGCCAATGTTGTTAAATGCATATCG TCTCAAGTTATCAATCCGGAGAAAACTGCTGTCTCAACCACTGAAGCAGCAGGCTGTGAGAACATAGAGAATGAGGAGGATCCTAGTCGAATAGTTTCAGAGTCGCTCAAATACACTAAATCTGTTGGAAGCGCCGAGAACTTTGAGACATCTTGCTCAGCTGTATGTGGAATCCTTCACAACAATTGCATGCAAATTATGTGGAATGCTGTCTTTTATGATACTGTGGCAACGTATACATCATCTTGGCGAAAGAACAAACTTTGGTTTCGTTCTCCTGATACCCCAACCGTTTCGAGCTACTGCAAGGGTTCCCATACCAACCACTCAGAAAAACCAGAAGCAGCTGAGAgt TTTACTTGTAGGGTGGATTCCTCTTCCTGCAAAACTGCTAACTCTAATGCATATGACTTAGCTACCAAAGCAGCAAGTTTTCATGAACCGTCATCTAGGAGAGTAACCTTACCAGTCATTGATGGAACAGAAAGCGTTGTAGCAAGCATATCGGAACACGTACAAGGGGAGCTCTTTTCGTCTCTGGAAACTAATCTGACTGATTATATTGGCATTCTCATTGAAGATGGTGCGAACATTGCTGCTAGTACTGTCCAAGATGGCAAAATGCATGAG GAAAACTCGTCATGTTTGGAAAAGTCTGGTGAAAAGGGAGAATCGTCTGAGCAAATCACATCTGAGGATATTGttgctaatatttttattacaacaTTGCAGACATCATCAGACAGTCCGGTCGGTGATGAAGTTGATACTCTGGATATTCATGAGCCACCACCACCTGGGTGTGAAAGCGGCATTACAAGGCCATCTCTGCGCTGTAACTTTCGGCCTGTAAGGTCCAAAGAATCCATTCCTGAGATTGAAGAATATGTTGCAACGGCTTTATGTAGACAGAAGTTGCATAATGTTGTTATGAAAGATTGGAAATCACTGTTCATGAAGTGTTCTCTTAAGGAATTCCTTGCTTCACAGAAAGGAAGCCATCAAGTTTCTCGCAAAGAAACAATCGCCCCGAGGAAGCTCAAAGCGATTACTCAGATCAAAAAGCCAGTAAAGTCTAGTATATCAAGTCATACAGCCGAGAAGCCAAAGAAACAATGTGTCAGATCTTCTGAAAAAATTCTGGTTAAACGATCTAAGAAACCTCCTTCTAAAGATACACCCAGTAAAGATTTGTCACTTAGTAAACCAAGTCAGCCGAAGATAAGGAATGCTGTCCAGCAGGATCAAA TTATCATTAAGAATGTGACGAAGGTTCGGAAAGAAAAGGTTGGTAAAGATGCTCATCGCAAGGTGATTTCTGAGAAAAACCAAGATGTTGGAATGGCAGATGAATTTGATGACGAACTTCTTATAACAAGACTAAGAA GGATATCAAAGAGTAAAACAAAAGAGTTAAGAGAAGGTACAGACGCTGGAAAATCCTGTGAGGAGATTTCATTGTCTGCTGAAGAATCCGTGGAAACTGTTGGCTCCAGAGATCATGAGGAAAATCTTTCAAATAAGTCTTCTCAGAAAGTGCAAAAAG CTAATGTGTCAAAGCTAAAGAGAAAGAATACATCAGAAGTCGAAGGAGCACAATCTTGTAGTGGAGCAAACGGAGGATATACTGAGATTTCTGGAAAAGACACTGATACAGAAAGCCTTGGATTTGAAACCAGGGATAAGGTTTCCCATGAACGCCTCAGCAAGAGACGGAAAA ATGCAgctaaaggaaaaaatattgtGGAGAAGTCTGCGTGCAGCGTATCACATAAATCTCTTAAGC CATCggaatcatcaactctaaagaGAAAGCATTCATTAGATGAAAATGTCCCCAAGGATTCTGAGAGTGCTGTTGGAAATGAAGGAAAGCTTCCTGGCAATACATCAAATAAAATGCAGAAAG TAGGTTCGAAGAAATTGAAGCTTAAAAGGAAGCTATTACCAAAACATACAACAGAGCTTTCTCCCATTGAGGATTTGGCAGTGGATAATGACAGCAGACCTACGTCGATTGCACTAAAACCATTGGTAAAATTGGGACCGAAAGCAAGCAATAAAAAGGTGTTAGTTCCAATGCCAAAGTCCGATGGATGTGCACGCACATCTATTAATGGCTGGCATTGGCGTGCATGGTCATTAAAGGCTAGTCCTAAAGAGAGAGCCAGTGTTAGGGGAAGTTCTTGCGTGCACACGCAACATTTTGGTTCCAAAATTAGTTCTTCTCAAAACGTTCTTTCTGCAAGAACTAATAGGGCAAAGATGCGTAATCTTCTAGCTGCTGCCGATGGTGCTGACCTCTTAAAAGTTTCTCAGTTGAAg GCTAGGAAAAAGCGTTTGCGGTTTCAACAAAGCAAAATTCATGATTGGGGTCTTGTCGCACTTGAACCAATTGACGCAGAGGACTTTGTGATCGAATATGTTGGAGAGTTGATACGTTCTTCT ATATCTGAGATCCGTGAACACCAATATGAAAAGATGGGAATTGGAAGCAGTTATCTTTTCAGGCTTGATGATGGCTATGTG ATTGATGCCACAAAGCGAGGTGGCATAGCAAGGTTTATAAACCATTCATGTGAG CCTAATTGTTACACCAAGATTATAAGTGTGGACGGTAAGAAGAAGATATTTATCTATGCGAAACGGCATATTGACGCTGGTGAAGAAATAAGTTACAACTACAAATTCCCGCTTGAGGACAACAAAATCCCTTGCAACTGTAAAGCACAAAA GTGCCGTGGATCACTGAACTAG
- the LOC106431623 gene encoding histone-lysine N-methyltransferase ATXR7 isoform X2 yields the protein MVALDSYFPRKRLSALEPNFSGSTCIGVYSSDDSIAAQDYSCDDSCDDLATVSSARCDFDELCGLDSALEMSCRSNGEGREVHEAGGGSGGTDKSEVPGYNTMYASGWMYVNQQGEMCGAYTQQQLFDGLSTGFLPEDLLVYPTINGYMQNSVPLKYFKQFPQHVATGFAYLHNGMINVHQHETRAEHTASSAAHLISHPPQPSSNGSLLDQRMLNQEEVNLLASFISLGSEHACWFLVDAEGRNHGPYSLLELYNWQQHGHVSDAAMIRDVENKLRPITLASLIGVWRDKCGGENCDESMSGASFISEVSEELSSQLQGGIIKIARRALLDEIISSAISDFLKAKKRDEHLKSDPPSSAANVVKCISSQVINPEKTAVSTTEAAGCENIENEEDPSRIVSESLKYTKSVGSAENFETSCSAVCGILHNNCMQIMWNAVFYDTVATYTSSWRKNKLWFRSPDTPTVSSYCKGSHTNHSEKPEAAESFTCRVDSSSCKTANSNAYDLATKAASFHEPSSRRVTLPVIDGTESVVASISEHVQGELFSSLETNLTDYIGILIEDGANIAASTVQDGKMHEENSSCLEKSGEKGESSEQITSEDIVANIFITTLQTSSDSPVGDEVDTLDIHEPPPPGCESGITRPSLRCNFRPVRSKESIPEIEEYVATALCRQKLHNVVMKDWKSLFMKCSLKEFLASQKGSHQVSRKETIAPRKLKAITQIKKPVKSSISSHTAEKPKKQCVRSSEKILVKRSKKPPSKDTPSKDLSLSKPSQPKIRNAVQQDQIIIKNVTKVRKEKVGKDAHRKVISEKNQDVGMADEFDDELLITRLRRISKSKTKELREGTDAGKSCEEISLSAEESVETVGSRDHEENLSNKSSQKVQKANVSKLKRKNTSEVEGAQSCSGANGGYTEISGKDTDTESLGFETRDKVSHERLSKRRKKDAAKGKNIVEKSACSVSHKSLKPSESSTLKRKHSLDENVPKDSESAVGNEGKLPGNTSNKMQKGSKKLKLKRKLLPKHTTELSPIEDLAVDNDSRPTSIALKPLVKLGPKASNKKVLVPMPKSDGCARTSINGWHWRAWSLKASPKERASVRGSSCVHTQHFGSKISSSQNVLSARTNRAKMRNLLAAADGADLLKVSQLKARKKRLRFQQSKIHDWGLVALEPIDAEDFVIEYVGELIRSSISEIREHQYEKMGIGSSYLFRLDDGYVIDATKRGGIARFINHSCEPNCYTKIISVDGKKKIFIYAKRHIDAGEEISYNYKFPLEDNKIPCNCKAQKCRGSLN from the exons ATGGTTGCACTTGATTCCTATTTCCCAAGGAAGAGACTCTCTGCTTTGGAACCAAATTTCTCTGGTTCGACGTGTATCGGAGTCTACAGTTCCGATGATTCCATAGCAGCACAAGATTACTCTTGTGACGACAG CTGCGATGATTTGGCAACTGTATCTTCCGCTCGTTGCGATTTCGACGAACTGTGTGGTCTGGATTCAGCCTTGGAGATGAGCTGCAGGTCTAATGGAGAAGGCCGTGAGGTTCATGAGGCTGGTGGTGGTAGTGGCGGCACAGACAAGAGTGAGGTTCCAGGGTATAATACAATGTATGCGAGCGGTTGGATGTACGTTAATCAGCAAGGCGAGATGTGTGGCGCTTATACGCAACAGCAGCTATTTGATGGCCTGTCCACTGGCTTTCTACCTGAGGATCTTCTTGTATACCCAACTATCAACGGTTATATGCAAAATTCTGTACCGCTTAAGTACTTCAAGCAGTTTCCTCAACATGTCGCCACTGGCTTTGCCTATCTACATAATGGAATGATAAATGTCCATCAACATGAGACTCGAGCAGAGCATacagcttcttctgctgctcATTTGATTTCCCACCCTCCACAGCCCAGTTCTAATGGTTCCCTCTTGGATCAGCGAATGTTAAACCAGGAGGAAGTGAATTTGTTAGCTTCGTTCATCTCATTG GGAAGCGAACATGCTTGCTGGTTTCTTGTGGATGCTGAGGGTAGAAATCATGGTCCATATTCTTTATTGGAGCTTTATAATTGGCAGCAGCATGGACATGTTTCAGATGCAGCAATG ATACGGGATGTTGAAAATAAGTTAAGACCAATCACATTAGCGTCGTTAATTGGTGTATGGAGGGATAAATGTGGTGGTGAAAATTGTGACGAGTCAATGTCTGGGGCGAGCTTCATATCTGAAGTATCTGAAGAACTCTCTTCTCAGCTTCAGGGTGGAATAATCAAAATAGCTAGAAGAGCTCTACTCGATGAAATCATCAGTAGCGCAATTTCAGACTTTCTTAAGGCGAAGAAAAGAGACGAGCATCTCAAGTCTGATCCACCCAGTTCCGCTGCCAATGTTGTTAAATGCATATCG TCTCAAGTTATCAATCCGGAGAAAACTGCTGTCTCAACCACTGAAGCAGCAGGCTGTGAGAACATAGAGAATGAGGAGGATCCTAGTCGAATAGTTTCAGAGTCGCTCAAATACACTAAATCTGTTGGAAGCGCCGAGAACTTTGAGACATCTTGCTCAGCTGTATGTGGAATCCTTCACAACAATTGCATGCAAATTATGTGGAATGCTGTCTTTTATGATACTGTGGCAACGTATACATCATCTTGGCGAAAGAACAAACTTTGGTTTCGTTCTCCTGATACCCCAACCGTTTCGAGCTACTGCAAGGGTTCCCATACCAACCACTCAGAAAAACCAGAAGCAGCTGAGAgt TTTACTTGTAGGGTGGATTCCTCTTCCTGCAAAACTGCTAACTCTAATGCATATGACTTAGCTACCAAAGCAGCAAGTTTTCATGAACCGTCATCTAGGAGAGTAACCTTACCAGTCATTGATGGAACAGAAAGCGTTGTAGCAAGCATATCGGAACACGTACAAGGGGAGCTCTTTTCGTCTCTGGAAACTAATCTGACTGATTATATTGGCATTCTCATTGAAGATGGTGCGAACATTGCTGCTAGTACTGTCCAAGATGGCAAAATGCATGAG GAAAACTCGTCATGTTTGGAAAAGTCTGGTGAAAAGGGAGAATCGTCTGAGCAAATCACATCTGAGGATATTGttgctaatatttttattacaacaTTGCAGACATCATCAGACAGTCCGGTCGGTGATGAAGTTGATACTCTGGATATTCATGAGCCACCACCACCTGGGTGTGAAAGCGGCATTACAAGGCCATCTCTGCGCTGTAACTTTCGGCCTGTAAGGTCCAAAGAATCCATTCCTGAGATTGAAGAATATGTTGCAACGGCTTTATGTAGACAGAAGTTGCATAATGTTGTTATGAAAGATTGGAAATCACTGTTCATGAAGTGTTCTCTTAAGGAATTCCTTGCTTCACAGAAAGGAAGCCATCAAGTTTCTCGCAAAGAAACAATCGCCCCGAGGAAGCTCAAAGCGATTACTCAGATCAAAAAGCCAGTAAAGTCTAGTATATCAAGTCATACAGCCGAGAAGCCAAAGAAACAATGTGTCAGATCTTCTGAAAAAATTCTGGTTAAACGATCTAAGAAACCTCCTTCTAAAGATACACCCAGTAAAGATTTGTCACTTAGTAAACCAAGTCAGCCGAAGATAAGGAATGCTGTCCAGCAGGATCAAA TTATCATTAAGAATGTGACGAAGGTTCGGAAAGAAAAGGTTGGTAAAGATGCTCATCGCAAGGTGATTTCTGAGAAAAACCAAGATGTTGGAATGGCAGATGAATTTGATGACGAACTTCTTATAACAAGACTAAGAA GGATATCAAAGAGTAAAACAAAAGAGTTAAGAGAAGGTACAGACGCTGGAAAATCCTGTGAGGAGATTTCATTGTCTGCTGAAGAATCCGTGGAAACTGTTGGCTCCAGAGATCATGAGGAAAATCTTTCAAATAAGTCTTCTCAGAAAGTGCAAAAAG CTAATGTGTCAAAGCTAAAGAGAAAGAATACATCAGAAGTCGAAGGAGCACAATCTTGTAGTGGAGCAAACGGAGGATATACTGAGATTTCTGGAAAAGACACTGATACAGAAAGCCTTGGATTTGAAACCAGGGATAAGGTTTCCCATGAACGCCTCAGCAAGAGACGGAAAA AAGATGCAgctaaaggaaaaaatattgtGGAGAAGTCTGCGTGCAGCGTATCACATAAATCTCTTAAGC CATCggaatcatcaactctaaagaGAAAGCATTCATTAGATGAAAATGTCCCCAAGGATTCTGAGAGTGCTGTTGGAAATGAAGGAAAGCTTCCTGGCAATACATCAAATAAAATGCAGAAAG GTTCGAAGAAATTGAAGCTTAAAAGGAAGCTATTACCAAAACATACAACAGAGCTTTCTCCCATTGAGGATTTGGCAGTGGATAATGACAGCAGACCTACGTCGATTGCACTAAAACCATTGGTAAAATTGGGACCGAAAGCAAGCAATAAAAAGGTGTTAGTTCCAATGCCAAAGTCCGATGGATGTGCACGCACATCTATTAATGGCTGGCATTGGCGTGCATGGTCATTAAAGGCTAGTCCTAAAGAGAGAGCCAGTGTTAGGGGAAGTTCTTGCGTGCACACGCAACATTTTGGTTCCAAAATTAGTTCTTCTCAAAACGTTCTTTCTGCAAGAACTAATAGGGCAAAGATGCGTAATCTTCTAGCTGCTGCCGATGGTGCTGACCTCTTAAAAGTTTCTCAGTTGAAg GCTAGGAAAAAGCGTTTGCGGTTTCAACAAAGCAAAATTCATGATTGGGGTCTTGTCGCACTTGAACCAATTGACGCAGAGGACTTTGTGATCGAATATGTTGGAGAGTTGATACGTTCTTCT ATATCTGAGATCCGTGAACACCAATATGAAAAGATGGGAATTGGAAGCAGTTATCTTTTCAGGCTTGATGATGGCTATGTG ATTGATGCCACAAAGCGAGGTGGCATAGCAAGGTTTATAAACCATTCATGTGAG CCTAATTGTTACACCAAGATTATAAGTGTGGACGGTAAGAAGAAGATATTTATCTATGCGAAACGGCATATTGACGCTGGTGAAGAAATAAGTTACAACTACAAATTCCCGCTTGAGGACAACAAAATCCCTTGCAACTGTAAAGCACAAAA GTGCCGTGGATCACTGAACTAG